In Streptomyces ambofaciens ATCC 23877, a single genomic region encodes these proteins:
- a CDS encoding TetR/AcrR family transcriptional regulator, whose product MSPASWHHRNPLGTGNVISTVRTLMRADGLNVSMTAIARASGTSRNYLYAHWQTASRLHLRALQTELGRAFDEVDRTHPSDGTVEGVVRHLTQVVRIVRRHPTTAAIARTSHTALPRAHAATDGLLVQLVTGRVSDLLHPLAPRGGVWSDAALFSRPWKVLWIARPAALCPEAVGDQEREDTLDGAFAELLRDLLAPWAPAD is encoded by the coding sequence ATGAGCCCCGCCTCCTGGCACCACCGCAACCCCCTCGGCACCGGAAACGTGATCAGCACGGTGCGCACCCTCATGCGCGCCGACGGCCTCAACGTGTCGATGACCGCCATCGCCCGCGCCTCCGGAACCTCGCGCAACTACCTTTACGCACACTGGCAGACCGCCTCCAGACTCCACTTGCGCGCGCTTCAGACGGAACTCGGCCGTGCCTTCGACGAGGTCGACCGTACCCATCCGAGCGACGGCACCGTCGAGGGAGTCGTGCGGCATCTGACACAGGTCGTACGCATCGTCCGGCGGCATCCGACGACGGCGGCCATCGCCCGAACCTCGCACACGGCGCTCCCCCGGGCGCACGCCGCGACCGACGGCCTCTTGGTGCAACTGGTCACCGGACGCGTCAGCGATCTGCTGCACCCCCTCGCCCCGCGCGGCGGCGTGTGGAGCGATGCCGCCCTCTTCTCCAGGCCTTGGAAGGTCCTGTGGATCGCCCGTCCCGCCGCTCTCTGTCCCGAGGCCGTCGGTGACCAGGAGCGGGAGGACACCTTGGACGGGGCCTTCGCCGAGTTGCTGCGCGATCTGCTCGCCCCTTGGGCCCCGGCGGACTGA
- a CDS encoding endonuclease I family protein: MLAIRTRRRKAVALAAAAVLAGLAAPSLTATPATATSATTTSTALTTTAADYDETYYKDAIGKTGDSLKSSLHTIISDQTKLSYSAVWDALKVTDQDPDNSGNVKLLYSGISRSKTLNGGNSGNWNREHVWAQSHGDFGTSAGPGTDLHHLRPEDVQVNSIRGNKDFDNGGSGFTNSGGSLTDSDSFEPRDAVKGDVARMILYMAVRYEGGDSWPDLEPNDAVTNGSVPLHGRLSVLKQWNDEDPPDAFEERRNQVIHDSYQHNRNPFVDHPEWVEAIW; encoded by the coding sequence ATGCTCGCGATACGCACACGGCGCCGGAAAGCGGTCGCCCTCGCCGCGGCCGCCGTCCTCGCCGGCCTGGCCGCCCCCTCCCTGACCGCGACCCCGGCCACGGCGACCTCGGCCACGACCACGAGTACGGCCCTCACCACGACGGCCGCGGACTACGACGAGACCTACTACAAGGACGCGATCGGCAAGACGGGGGACAGCCTCAAGTCGTCGCTCCACACCATCATCAGCGACCAGACCAAGCTCTCGTACTCGGCCGTCTGGGACGCGCTGAAGGTCACCGACCAGGACCCGGACAACAGCGGCAACGTCAAGCTGCTCTACTCCGGGATCTCCCGCAGCAAGACGCTGAACGGCGGCAACTCCGGCAACTGGAACCGGGAGCACGTGTGGGCGCAGTCCCACGGCGACTTCGGCACCTCGGCCGGCCCCGGCACCGACCTGCACCACCTGCGCCCCGAGGACGTCCAGGTCAACAGCATCCGCGGCAACAAGGACTTCGACAACGGCGGCAGCGGCTTCACCAATTCCGGCGGCAGCCTCACCGACTCCGACTCCTTCGAGCCGCGTGACGCCGTCAAGGGCGACGTGGCCCGCATGATCCTCTACATGGCCGTCCGCTACGAGGGCGGCGACAGCTGGCCCGACCTGGAGCCCAACGACGCCGTCACCAACGGCAGCGTGCCTCTGCACGGCCGGCTGTCGGTCCTGAAGCAGTGGAACGACGAGGACCCGCCGGACGCCTTCGAGGAGCGCCGCAACCAGGTCATCCACGACTCCTACCAGCACAACCGCAACCCGTTCGTCGACCACCCGGAGTGGGTCGAGGCGATCTGGTAG
- a CDS encoding thiamine pyrophosphate-binding protein — translation MTHDHDLVLRPTAAQTEAALNPPPGRNGGDLVVETLAGLGATTVFGLPGQHALGMFDALRRSDLRYIGLRVENNAGFAADAYGRITGEAAPLLLSTGPGALTSLAALQEARAASAPVLAISSQVPTAGLGGGRHGYLHELPDQAASFRGVVKSVHTVRTQSQIPSAIAEAWTSALTVPHGPVWVEIPQDVLLAETPIPVVTGGDAFPEELPPRPELTAVAADLLSRAERPVIIAGGGVVRADASKKLRQVAERLQAPVVTTFGGKGAFPWTHPLSLQSWLEDRHTTDFLEDADVLLVVGSGLGELSSNYHTFKPRGRVIQIEADLGKLESNHPALGIHADARLALQALLETVEERTDPAAPERVREVLDRVRERIASQELTLEQDVLAAVRGALPAGAPSFWDMTILAYWAWSAFDAKAPNTMHSAQGAGGLGYGFPAALGAAAADPTHPVLAVSGDGGALYSIAELATARQYDLNVTWLIVDDGGYGILREYMTDAFGQPTATELTRPDYVALAESFGVPGVRTSPEALEADLAKALAAPGPSVVVLPAVLRMFAPTHLD, via the coding sequence GTGACCCACGACCACGACCTGGTACTCCGTCCGACCGCCGCCCAGACGGAGGCCGCGCTGAATCCTCCCCCCGGCCGCAACGGCGGAGACCTGGTCGTGGAGACCCTGGCCGGGCTCGGCGCGACCACCGTCTTCGGGCTGCCCGGCCAGCACGCCCTCGGCATGTTCGACGCGCTGCGCCGCTCGGACCTGCGCTACATCGGCCTGCGGGTGGAGAACAACGCCGGTTTCGCGGCGGACGCCTACGGCCGGATCACCGGCGAGGCGGCCCCGCTGCTGCTGTCCACCGGCCCCGGCGCGCTCACCTCGCTGGCCGCGCTCCAGGAGGCGCGGGCGGCCTCCGCCCCCGTCCTGGCGATCAGCAGCCAGGTCCCCACGGCGGGCCTGGGCGGCGGACGCCACGGCTACCTGCACGAACTCCCCGACCAGGCGGCGTCCTTCCGGGGCGTGGTGAAGTCCGTCCACACGGTCCGCACCCAGTCCCAGATCCCGTCCGCGATCGCGGAGGCGTGGACCTCCGCGCTGACCGTCCCGCACGGCCCGGTGTGGGTGGAGATCCCGCAGGACGTCCTCCTGGCCGAGACGCCGATCCCGGTGGTCACCGGCGGGGACGCCTTCCCCGAGGAACTGCCCCCGCGCCCCGAGCTGACGGCGGTCGCGGCGGACCTGCTGTCCCGCGCGGAACGTCCCGTGATCATCGCGGGCGGTGGAGTCGTCCGTGCGGACGCGTCGAAGAAGCTCCGGCAGGTGGCCGAGCGCCTCCAGGCTCCCGTCGTCACGACCTTCGGCGGCAAGGGCGCGTTCCCGTGGACCCACCCCCTGTCCCTCCAGTCCTGGCTGGAGGACCGCCACACCACGGACTTCCTGGAGGACGCGGACGTCCTCCTGGTGGTCGGCTCGGGCCTCGGCGAACTCTCCTCGAACTACCACACCTTCAAGCCCCGCGGCCGAGTGATCCAGATCGAGGCCGACCTCGGCAAACTGGAATCCAACCATCCGGCCCTCGGCATCCACGCCGACGCCCGCCTCGCCCTCCAGGCGCTGCTGGAGACGGTGGAGGAGCGCACCGACCCGGCCGCGCCGGAGCGGGTGCGGGAGGTACTGGACCGGGTCCGCGAGCGCATCGCCTCCCAGGAGCTGACCCTGGAACAGGACGTCCTCGCCGCCGTGCGCGGGGCCCTCCCGGCCGGCGCCCCGTCCTTCTGGGACATGACCATCCTGGCCTACTGGGCCTGGTCGGCCTTCGACGCCAAGGCCCCCAACACCATGCACTCGGCTCAGGGTGCGGGCGGCCTCGGCTACGGCTTCCCGGCGGCACTGGGCGCCGCCGCGGCCGACCCCACCCACCCCGTGCTGGCGGTGTCCGGCGACGGCGGTGCCCTGTACTCCATCGCCGAACTGGCCACCGCCCGCCAGTACGACCTGAACGTCACCTGGCTGATCGTCGACGACGGCGGCTACGGCATCCTGCGCGAGTACATGACCGACGCCTTCGGGCAGCCGACGGCGACGGAGCTGACCCGCCCCGACTACGTGGCCCTCGCCGAGTCGTTCGGCGTCCCGGGCGTGCGTACGTCGCCGGAGGCGCTGGAGGCCGACCTCGCGAAGGCCCTGGCCGCACCGGGTCCGTCGGTGGTCGTCCTCCCGGCCGTGCTGCGGATGTTCGCTCCGACGCACCTGGACTGA
- a CDS encoding ArnT family glycosyltransferase, protein MTSATAPLQAAPEPPPAPTPAPGTPRWSLPALLAILALAAGLYSWNLSGTGLNSFYSAAVLSGTESWKAWFFGSLDAGNFLTVDKPPFALMVMGLSCRLLGYGTWQMMLPLILAALATIWILHSSVKRVWGHGAAAVAALVLALTPITVAINRDNNPDTLLVFLMVGGAALGLRAVRDGRLLPLLGAAACFGLAFHTKMLQGYIALPAVFVAYLYATDLGWTKRIRNLLLAAVVLAVSSFWWAVAVSLVPASERPYIGGSEDGTAWNLITGYNGLGRIFGGNGNMGGGGGGGGGGFSGAAGIGRMFNDVLGGQISWLLPFAGIALAGGLALRGRAPRTDLTRAALVLWGGWTVLHYLTFAMAEGTMHPYYTTALAPGIAALCGGGGVMLLRAFRTAPRWAWVLPLALGVTGVWAVVLLRRAAGWNTWLWPTIAVVMALAIAGLLVFRSGRRVRLLAVSVAAAVVAGVAGPAAYAWSVPSGSGGGMGGTNPTAGPSTGGGMGGPGGADGRGGFPGGGEGGPGTAGPGGEQPTGEGTGGQQQAGPGGGSFPGDGEENQTPGGATGSAPNGTQPGNGTAANGDTGATDGTGTAPDDDTGTETGDGTGRDAGVSGGIGADGQPGSADRFGGGGGMGGASTELVAYLKKHQDGAKWLLAVSGSQSAAQLILSSGEPVISMWGWSGSDNAMTLVRLKELVGKGELRYVQVGGQGMGGGRGGGSGTSSEVTDWVREHGTAVEASEYGATSSAEDTSGVYRLDPSDLS, encoded by the coding sequence GTGACATCTGCCACCGCTCCCCTGCAAGCGGCCCCCGAGCCGCCGCCCGCGCCGACCCCCGCACCCGGCACGCCACGCTGGTCTCTGCCGGCGCTGCTCGCGATCCTCGCCCTGGCGGCGGGGCTGTACTCCTGGAACCTGTCCGGGACCGGTCTCAACAGCTTCTACAGCGCCGCCGTGCTCAGCGGCACCGAGAGCTGGAAGGCGTGGTTCTTCGGCTCGCTCGACGCGGGGAACTTCCTGACCGTCGACAAGCCGCCCTTCGCCCTGATGGTCATGGGGCTGTCCTGCCGCCTCCTCGGCTACGGCACCTGGCAGATGATGCTGCCGCTGATCCTGGCCGCGCTGGCGACGATCTGGATCCTGCACTCGTCCGTCAAGCGGGTGTGGGGCCACGGCGCGGCGGCGGTCGCCGCCCTGGTGCTGGCGCTCACGCCGATCACGGTCGCCATCAACCGGGACAACAACCCGGACACGCTCCTGGTGTTCCTGATGGTGGGCGGGGCGGCCCTCGGCCTGCGCGCGGTCCGCGACGGGCGGCTGCTGCCCCTGCTGGGTGCGGCGGCCTGCTTCGGGCTGGCGTTCCACACGAAGATGCTCCAGGGCTACATCGCACTGCCGGCGGTCTTCGTCGCCTACCTGTACGCCACGGACCTCGGCTGGACGAAGCGGATCAGGAACCTGCTGCTCGCCGCCGTCGTCCTGGCCGTCTCCAGCTTCTGGTGGGCGGTGGCGGTGTCCCTGGTGCCCGCCTCCGAGCGGCCGTACATCGGCGGCTCGGAGGACGGCACGGCCTGGAACCTGATCACGGGCTACAACGGGCTCGGCCGGATCTTCGGTGGCAACGGCAACATGGGCGGCGGAGGTGGTGGCGGGGGCGGCGGCTTCTCCGGCGCCGCGGGCATCGGGAGGATGTTCAACGACGTCCTCGGCGGCCAGATCTCCTGGCTGCTCCCCTTCGCCGGCATTGCGCTCGCCGGCGGCCTGGCGCTGCGCGGCCGGGCGCCCCGCACCGACCTGACGCGCGCGGCGCTGGTGCTGTGGGGCGGCTGGACGGTCCTGCACTACCTGACCTTCGCCATGGCCGAGGGCACCATGCACCCGTACTACACGACCGCGCTCGCCCCGGGCATCGCGGCGCTGTGCGGGGGCGGCGGCGTCATGCTGCTGCGCGCCTTCCGGACCGCCCCTCGGTGGGCGTGGGTGCTGCCCCTCGCCCTCGGCGTCACCGGTGTCTGGGCTGTCGTGCTGCTGCGTCGCGCCGCCGGCTGGAACACCTGGCTGTGGCCGACGATCGCGGTGGTCATGGCGCTGGCGATCGCGGGGCTGCTGGTCTTCCGTTCGGGGCGCCGGGTGAGGCTGCTGGCGGTGTCCGTGGCGGCGGCCGTCGTCGCCGGGGTCGCGGGTCCGGCGGCGTACGCCTGGTCGGTGCCGTCCGGTTCGGGCGGCGGCATGGGCGGGACCAACCCGACCGCCGGGCCGTCGACGGGCGGTGGCATGGGCGGACCTGGCGGCGCAGACGGCCGGGGCGGGTTCCCGGGCGGCGGGGAGGGCGGGCCTGGTACCGCAGGGCCCGGCGGTGAACAGCCCACTGGGGAGGGGACCGGCGGGCAGCAGCAAGCCGGCCCCGGCGGAGGCTCGTTCCCGGGCGACGGGGAGGAGAACCAGACTCCGGGCGGTGCGACCGGCTCGGCACCGAACGGCACACAGCCGGGGAACGGCACCGCAGCGAACGGTGACACGGGAGCGACCGACGGCACGGGCACGGCACCGGACGATGACACCGGCACCGAGACGGGCGACGGCACGGGCCGGGACGCGGGAGTGTCCGGAGGCATCGGCGCGGACGGGCAGCCGGGCAGCGCGGACCGCTTCGGCGGAGGCGGCGGCATGGGCGGCGCGAGCACCGAGCTGGTCGCCTACCTGAAGAAGCACCAGGACGGCGCCAAGTGGCTGCTGGCGGTCTCCGGTTCGCAGAGCGCCGCCCAGCTCATCCTCAGCAGCGGCGAACCGGTCATCTCCATGTGGGGCTGGTCCGGCAGTGACAACGCGATGACCCTCGTCCGGCTCAAGGAACTGGTGGGCAAGGGCGAGTTGCGCTACGTCCAGGTCGGCGGCCAGGGCATGGGCGGCGGTAGGGGCGGCGGCTCCGGGACCAGTTCCGAAGTGACCGACTGGGTGCGGGAGCACGGCACGGCCGTGGAGGCGAGCGAGTACGGCGCGACGTCCTCGGCCGAAGACACCTCCGGCGTCTACCGGTTGGACCCCTCGGACCTGAGCTGA